One Pelecanus crispus isolate bPelCri1 chromosome 14, bPelCri1.pri, whole genome shotgun sequence genomic window carries:
- the EIF6 gene encoding eukaryotic translation initiation factor 6, protein MAVRASFENNNELGCFAKLTNAYCLVAIGGSENFYSVFEGELFGTIPVVHASIAGCRIIGRMCVGNRHGLLVPSSTTDQELQHIRNSLPDSVRIQRVEERLSALGNVTTCNDYVALVHPDLDRETEEILADVLKVEVFRQTVADQVLVGSYCVFSNQGGIVHPKTSVDDQDELSSLLQVPLVAGTVNRGSEVIAAGMVVNDWCAFCGLDTTSTELSVIESIFRLNEAQPSTIATSMRDSLIDSLT, encoded by the exons ATGGCTGTCCGCGCCAGCTTCGAGAACAACAACGAGCTGGGCTGCTTCGCCAAGCTCACCAACGCCTACTGCCTCGTGGCCATCGGCGGCTCCGAGAACTTCTACAG CGTCTTCGAGGGGGAGCTCTTCGGGACCATCCCGGTGGTGCACGCCTCCATCGCCGGCTGCCGCATCATCGGCAGAATGTGTGTGG GAAACAGACATGGACTGTTGGTCCCAAGCAGTACAACAGACCAAGAGCTTCAACATATCCGCAATAGTCTTCCAGATTCTGTACGAATTCAACGAGTAGAGGAGCGTCTCTCGGCACTGGGCAATGTCACTACCTGCAATGACTACGTAGCTCTTGTTCATCCAGATCTTGACAGG GAGACAGAAGAGATCTTGGCAGACGTACTGAAAGTTGAGGTTTTCAGACAAACGGTAGCAGATCAGGTGCTGGTAGGAAGTTACTGTGTTTTTAGTAACCAAGGAGGAATTGTGCACCCCAAAACTTCAGTTGATGATCAGGATGAACTGTCTTCGTTGCTCCAGGTCCCACTTGTG GCCGGAACGGTGAATCGTGGCAGCGAGGTCATTGCAGCAGGAATGGTTGTAAATGACTGGTGTGCCTTCTGTGGGCTGGATACCACCAGCACCGAGCTCTCCGTCATCGAGAGTATCTTCAGGCTGAATGAAGCTCAGCCCAGCACCATTGCTACCAGCATGAGAGATTCCTTGATTGACAG cTTGACATGA
- the FAM83C gene encoding protein FAM83C — protein sequence MFNYLAVEVRPQFHRSYGGQQGVSGPLKSRLEQLKKPWWREPTPLVLQHSETARLAIDAFLEQGERGYLSAIAEERELPFLSALDMEYMSHQRNQSFPDPNAVKDKEADSGDADTGDRSSLDSELTSGTYFPLMSDVHPPELELGWPGMPLLTVSGQTQATVIFQRNKANSIKDLLRSLISRARTVIAIVMDLFTDMEILCDLLEASSRRHIPVYLILDEKYLKHFVEMCNKMALTEDSFPNMRIRCLSGDTYYSKAGKKFAGQVLEKFILIDCDQVLAGTYSFTWLCSQVHTSLVTHFRGQIVAEFDKEFRYLYAESRAVTSFCVPDPGTCPSSQNTSNVANSLLKPTQVNDAETSSPSSSLSNVSIRSIKVSPFLKNSSCNVHQEKQDSSSDSGNKKGKEDTSLKPACPKQQGEPPDSPNSPPNKSTPALYHKSNLITGRTFLQPEPSPALSSNKPGYEGDSKADSSHCSPLRQEQTSQSLSEGASSDGTSVKQKGPAATSREATAENDSAFYGIEKRQSPGQGKLDLLSPYSQPKRDKKPVVPCYDKLPEDMLMEKSSTYGAEKRLTLGHSKLDLITKYNKLKSKHIHSRFEL from the exons ATGTTCAACTACCTAGCAGTAGAGGTGAGACCCCAGTTCCACCGCAGCTATGGGGGCCAGCAAGGGGTGTCTGGGCCTCTGAAGAGCCGTCTAGAGCAGCTGAAGAAGCCGTGGTGGAGGGAGCCCACCCCGCTGGTGCTCCAGCACAGTGAAACAGCCAGGCTTGCCATAGACGCCTTTCTTGAGCAGGGGGAACGCGGCTACCTGAGTGCCATCGCTGAGGAACGggagctgccttttctttctgccctgGACATGGAATATATGAGCCATCAGAGAAACCAAAGCTTTCCAGATCCCAATGCAGTGAAGGATAAAGAGGCTGACTCTGGCGACGCGGACACTGGAGACAGGTCCTCCCTCGACTCTGAACTAACGTCTGGCACCTACTTTCCGCTCATGTCTGATGTGCACCctccagagctggagctggggtgGCCAGGGATGCCGCTCCTCACGGTGTCTGGCCAGACTCAAGCCACTGTgattttccaaagaaacaaaGCTAACAGCATTAAGGATTTGCTCCGGTCTCTGATCAGCCGGGCACGGACG GTGATAGCAATTGTGATGGATCTGTTTACAGACATGGAAATACTGTGTGACCTGCTGGAGGCCTCAAGCAGACGGCACATCCCCGTTTACCTGATCCTGGATGAAAAGTACTTGAAGCATTTTGTGGAAATGTGCAATAAAATGGCTCTTACTGAGGACAGCTTCCCA AACATGCGCATAAGATGTCTGAGTGGAGACACGTACTACAGCAAAGCAGGCAAGAAATTTGCCGGCCAGGTTCTGGAGAAGTTTATCCTGATTGATTGTGACCAAGTTCTTGCTGGTACCTACAG TTTCACCTGGCTTTGCAGCCAAGTCCACACCAGCCTGGTGACTCACTTCCGTGGTCAAATTGTTGCGGAGTTTGACAAGGAATTCCGGTACTTGTATGCAGAGTCCAGAGCAGTGACCAGCTTCTGTGTGCCAGATCCTGGAACGTGCCCCTCTTCTCAGAATACCTCAAACGTTGCCAACTCCCTTCTAAAACCCACACAGGTGAATGATGCTGAAACGTCGAGCCCCTCCAGCAGCCTTTCCAATGTGAGCATCAGAAGCATCAAAGTGTCTCCCTTTCTGAAAAACTCCAGCTGCAACGTACACCAGGAAAAGCAAGATTCAAGCTCTGATTCTGGTAAtaagaaggggaaggaagacaCATCTCTGAAGCCCGCTTGCCCTAAGCAGCAAGGCGAACCACCAGACTCACCGAACAGTCCTCCCAATAAATCCACCCCAGCCTTGTATCACAAATCAAATCTCATCACAGGAAGGACATTCTTGCAGCCGgagccttcccctgccctgagcTCCAATAAACCTGGTTATGAAGGGGACAGTAAGGCTGACAGCAGCCACTGCTCCCCACTGAGGCAGGAGCAGACGTCGCAGTCCCTTTCAGAGGGTGCCAGTAGCGACGGGACAAGCGTGAAGCAGAAAGGGCCTGCTGCTACTTCCAGGGAAGCGACAGCAGAAAATGACAGCGCTTTTTATGGGATAGAAAAAAGGCAGAGTCCCGGACAAGGAAAATTGGACCTGCTGTCCCCATACAGCCAGCCAAAACGAGATAAAAAGCCTGTAGTTCCTTGCTACGATAAACTCCCTGAGGACATGCTGATGGAAAAGAGCAGCACATACGGGGCTGAGAAGAGACTGACTCTTGGGCACAGTAAGCTGGATCTGATCACCAAGTACAACAAGCTaaaatctaaacacatacacagtCGGTTCGAACTCTGA